One Fuerstiella marisgermanici DNA window includes the following coding sequences:
- a CDS encoding DUF1501 domain-containing protein: MNSYQPTRRTFLNDLGLGIGSIAAASMLQQDAPAAVPASMRRLAPKAKSVIWLFMIGGTSHMESFDPKPALTKYAGMTVDETPFKGVLESPYLENERVVAFDPNNGFIRNELYPLQVSYRRWGESGLEISDWWPHVAQQADDLCLVRSVWTEDSNHGAQLQFHTGRHRIDGFFPTIGAWANYGLGSLNENLPEFVVMGTPVADCCGGQEAHRANYLGPQYDGVPLNLDPANPLPYAKPPKGVYQEEQIGEFDLLRKLNGITAEQYPDDDAIRARIRSYELAFRMQMAVPDIVRFDDETQETQSQYGLDQKETKPFGQQMLAARRLVERGVRFVQVYHGSNGGAGQWDAHKGLKSSHTKLCRQVDQPIGALLADLKQRGLLDETLVVWASEFGRTPGSQHANGRDHHPYGFTVWMAGGGIKGGIAHGATDEIGFHAVEDRHYVTDIHATLLHQLGLNPRELVIPGRKRLEKDFGEPIHDVIA; this comes from the coding sequence ATGAATTCATATCAACCCACACGTCGAACTTTCCTGAACGACCTGGGACTCGGAATCGGCAGCATTGCCGCGGCCAGCATGCTGCAGCAGGACGCTCCGGCAGCCGTACCCGCATCGATGCGGCGATTGGCACCGAAAGCCAAAAGCGTCATCTGGTTGTTCATGATCGGTGGCACCAGCCATATGGAATCCTTCGACCCCAAGCCGGCGCTCACCAAGTACGCCGGGATGACGGTCGACGAAACTCCATTCAAAGGCGTGCTGGAATCGCCGTACCTGGAAAACGAACGAGTCGTCGCGTTCGACCCGAACAATGGCTTCATTCGCAACGAACTATATCCGCTGCAGGTGTCTTATCGCCGCTGGGGAGAAAGCGGCCTGGAAATCAGCGACTGGTGGCCTCACGTCGCACAGCAGGCCGACGATCTCTGTCTGGTGCGGTCCGTCTGGACGGAAGACAGCAATCACGGAGCTCAGCTGCAGTTTCATACCGGGCGTCATCGCATCGATGGCTTCTTCCCGACGATCGGGGCATGGGCGAATTACGGGCTGGGTTCACTGAACGAAAACCTGCCGGAATTCGTCGTCATGGGAACACCTGTCGCAGACTGTTGCGGCGGACAGGAAGCACATCGAGCCAACTATCTCGGCCCGCAATACGATGGTGTGCCACTGAACCTCGATCCAGCAAACCCGCTGCCCTACGCAAAGCCGCCGAAAGGCGTGTACCAGGAAGAGCAGATTGGCGAGTTTGATCTGCTGCGAAAACTGAACGGAATCACAGCCGAGCAATATCCTGATGACGATGCCATTCGAGCAAGAATTCGTTCTTACGAACTGGCGTTTCGAATGCAGATGGCCGTTCCGGACATTGTGCGTTTCGATGACGAAACTCAGGAAACGCAGTCTCAATATGGACTGGATCAGAAAGAGACGAAGCCGTTCGGACAGCAAATGCTGGCAGCGCGCCGCCTGGTCGAACGGGGCGTGCGGTTTGTGCAGGTGTATCACGGCAGCAATGGTGGCGCCGGACAGTGGGACGCTCACAAGGGCTTAAAGTCGAGTCACACCAAGCTGTGCCGACAGGTCGACCAACCAATCGGCGCGTTACTGGCCGATCTGAAGCAACGTGGACTGCTTGACGAAACTCTGGTTGTCTGGGCCAGTGAATTCGGTCGCACACCTGGTTCACAACATGCGAACGGTCGAGACCACCATCCGTATGGTTTCACCGTCTGGATGGCCGGTGGCGGCATCAAAGGAGGCATTGCTCACGGAGCAACTGACGAGATCGGATTCCACGCCGTCGAAGATCGTCACTACGTCACCGACATTCACGCGACGCTGCTGCATCAACTCGGGCTAAATCCCCGCGAGCTGGTGATTCCCGGGCGCAAAAGGCTGGAGAAAGACTTTGGCGAACCGATCCATGACGTGATCGCATAA
- a CDS encoding DUF1501 domain-containing protein, with product MNCILVWTRGGTSHHDTFDPKPNAPTSVKGEFGVIDTAVPGIQFTDILPNMAKELNRFAVLRSWNPQNGRAVTA from the coding sequence GTGAATTGCATTCTGGTGTGGACGCGGGGCGGGACCAGTCATCACGACACGTTCGATCCCAAGCCCAACGCACCGACCAGTGTTAAGGGTGAGTTCGGTGTGATTGACACGGCGGTTCCGGGAATTCAATTCACGGACATCCTGCCGAACATGGCGAAAGAACTGAACCGCTTCGCCGTACTCCGCAGTTGGAATCCGCAGAACGGCAGGGCAGTCACGGCATAG
- a CDS encoding DUF1501 domain-containing protein, with protein MGATDDEGSRPVRNEYLSADIAATIYHKLGLRTDLIAHSPDGRPVRLIEGHPIAEWC; from the coding sequence TTGGGAGCAACCGACGATGAAGGCAGTCGTCCTGTCCGCAATGAGTACCTGTCTGCCGACATCGCAGCGACGATTTACCACAAGCTTGGCCTGCGAACCGACCTGATTGCGCACTCGCCGGACGGTCGCCCTGTAAGATTAATCGAAGGGCATCCGATCGCGGAATGGTGCTGA